The uncultured Subdoligranulum sp. genomic sequence TCTGGATGCCGGCCGCTGGGGCAATGTGATCCTGGCCGACGAGGAACTGAACATCCTGCAGGTCATCCGCAGGGGCGAAGTGATTTCCCGCTGACAGTATTCATAATTTTGTATAAAAATTTGCGACGAGGCCATTGCAAATTGTATACCCTTTTGTTATAATATAGGTATGAATACGCTGAGAAGGGGGAACTGGATATGCCGATCTCTGAGCCGACTGCCGTATTTTCCATCCGTGACGACCGCGATATGGAAATCAAACAGGCTGTTCTGCAGGTCTATCGTGCGCTGGAAGAGAAGGGCTACAACCCCATCAACCAGCTGGTAGGCTACATCCTTTCGGAGGATCCGACCTATATTACGACTTATAAAAATGCGCGTGCGATCATCCGCCGCATTGACCGTGACGATTTGCTGCAAGCCTTGGTGCGCGATTACGTCAAGGGATAAAATCCTCCAACAGAAAAATCCCGTGTGCCGGAAACCGGTACACGGGATTTTTTTATGTTGGTTCAATGGGGCGCGCTCCCCTGCCCTGCCGGGGATTCTGCCTTACGCAAAGAAGGCGTTCTGCACGGCGTTGAGCACCGCGGCGCGGCCTGCCGTGAAGTTGACGCCACCCTGCAGGTAGCAGGTGTAGGGCGGGCGCAGCGGGCCGTCGCAGGAGATTTCAATAGTGCTGCCCTCGGTGAAGCTGCCCGACGCCATGACCACCTTATCGGTATAGCCGGGCTCATCGGCGGGCTCCGGAGAGGCGAAGCTGTCCACCGGGCTGTTGTGCTGGATGCCGGCGCAGAACCCGGTCAGGGCCTCGGCGCTGCCCGAATCGAAGCAGGTCACGATGTCGTTGTGGTCCTCGGTGTAGCGGGGCACCGGGTGCACCCCCGCCAGCTCCAGCAGACACTGGGCGTAGATGGCGGTTTTCAGGGCCTCGCAGACCACCCCGGGGGCATAGTAGAAGCCCAGGAAGGTGTCCCGCAGGCTGTCCTGGGTGCAGCCCAGATCGGCGCCGATGCCCGGCGCGGTGAAGCGGTGGCTGCACTTTTCCACCAGGTCGGCCCGGCCCGCAATGTAGCCGCCGGTGGGGGTGATGCCGCCGCCGGGGTTCTTGATGAAGCTGCCGGCGATCAAGTCCGCCCTCACCGCCAGCGGTTCCCGGGTCTGGGTGAACTCGCCGTAGCAGTTGTCCACAAAGATGACCGCCTGGGGGTTGGCCTGGCGGGCCACCTCCGCCACCTTGCGGATGGTCTCCAGGTCAAAGGCATTGCGCTGGGTGTAGCCCCGGCTGCGCTGGATGTGCACCACCGTGGCGGTCTTGGCCTTCCGGGCAATCAGGTCGTAGTCCGGCGTATGGTCGGGCAGCAGCGGGCATTCGTCGTACTGCACGCCGTATTCCCGTAGCGTGCCGCAGCCCTTGCCAGCCTCCCCGATGCCGATGACGCCTTCCAGCGTGTCGTAGGGGCGGCCGGTGGCCGCCAGCAGCGTGTCGCCGGTGCGCAGCAGGCCGAACAGTGCCACCGTCAGCGTGTGGGTACCGCTCATGAACTGGGGCCGCACCAGGGCGGCCTCGGCGTCCATGCAGCGGGCAAACACCTCCTCCAGTTTGTTGCGGCTGTCATCCCAGACACCGTAGCCGCTGGAACCCCAGAAATGCCGCGCCTCCACGCCGCAGTCGGTGAAGGCTTTCAGCATCTTGAGCTGGTTGTAGTCCCGGATCTCCTCCACGTGGGCGAACTGCTCCTTGCAGAGTTCCAGTGCCTGGCGGTCCAGCGCCAGCACCTCCGGCTTGAGATTGTAAAACTGTTCGATCATACTGTTTCCCATTTCCGTGTAAATTGTTGTATCCTGCCCGCCGGCGTGAAGCCCAGGCGGGTGTAGAAAGCCTCCAGTTCCGGGGCGCTGGCAAAGCGGACGGTGCGCTGCCCGGCCAGCTCGTTGGCCGTCCAGACGATGAGCCATCCGGCCAGTCCCCTGCCCCGCCATTCGGGGGCCGTCACCCCCGCCGAGAGATAGGCTTCCGCGTCGCTCTGCTCGTAGCAGCCCACTGTGCAGACCGGGGTGCTGCCGTCCAGCAGGGCCCGGCAGCAGCCGATTCCGTGGGCGATGGAGGTGCAGGCCAGCGTGTAGAAGGCCTCCTGCTCCGCCTCGCTGTCCGGGAAGACCAGGCGGCTCACCGGCAGCATGGCGGGCTGTTCCGCCAGCGTCAGCGCCGCGGGGGGCGGGGCGGGCAGCGGCAGCTGCGTTCCCCGGGGCAGCTCCCACAGCCGCAGGGGCGGTTCCTGCTGCCAGCCCGGCAGAACCGGTCGGGGGCAGAGCAGACGCTCCACCCCCAGAAAACGCAGGAATCCCTCCAATTCCTCCGTGGCCTCCTCCCCGGCCTCCCCCTGGGGAAGTGTTCCGCAGAGGGTGGCGGTGCCGCCCCGCAGCGCCAGGGCCGCCCTTCCGGGCAGCAGATAGAAGCACCATCCGCTGGCCGGGTGCTGCCCGAACAGCGCACAGTGGGTGCCCATGGTGGCCTCAAAGTAGGGTTGGCGGCGGATGCGGCGGGCGAATTCCGCCCGCTGGGCGGCGTTGGTAACGGATTGAATCATAGGGATTCCTTACAGGGTCATAGATTATTGCAGGGCCATGACGATCCGCTTGAAGTCGCGGCCGCGGACCTCGAAGTTGGGGTAGAGGTCAAAGGAGGCGGACGCCGGCGACAGGCTCACCACATCCCCCGGCACCGCAGCGGCACGGGCCTTCTCCACGGCGTCCTGCATGCTGTCGGCATGGACAATCTTCAGGTCGCTGGCGGCAAAATCGGGATGCTCCCGCACGGCCTTCTCGATGCGCGGCGCGGTGGCGCCCATGAGGATCAGCGTCTTGACGTGGGCCAGGATCTCGGGGGCCAGTGGCTCGTAGGGGATCTTCTTGTCGTAGCCGCCGGCGATGAGGATGATCTTCTGATCAAAGCTGCGCAGCCCCGCGATGGTCCGCGTGGGGCTGGAGGCAATGGAGTCGTTGTAGTAGGTCACGCCATCCAGCGTGCGCACCGGCTCGATGCGGTGTTCCACACCGGTAAAGGTGGACGCCACCTGATGCATGGCCTCCACCGGCACCCGGCCCCACACCGCCGCGATGGCCGCCAGCAGGTTCTCCACGTTGTGCAGGCCCCGCAGTTTGACCTCCTTGCGGGAGACCACCGGCGTCACGGTGCCGTTCCCGGCGTAGCAGAGCATGTCGTCCTCCGCCCGCAGGAAAGCGCCGTTGTCGGTCTCGTGCAGGCGGGTGAACCAGACCTGCTCGCCCTTGCAGTCCTTCTGCATGCCCCGGGTGATGTCGTTCTCATAGCCCAGCACCGCACGGCAGGGCGGCACCTGCCACAGCAGAATGTTGCGCTTGGCGTCGATGTATTCCTGCATGTCCTTGTGATGGTCCAGATGGTTGGGCGTCACGTTGGTGACCACCGCCACCTTGGGGCTGCGGCGCATGCTGATCAGCTGGAAGCTGGACAGCTCCACCACGGCCACGGCGTCGGGGGTCACATCGGCCAGCTGGGGCAGCAGCGCCGCACCGATGTTGCCGCCCAGAAAGACCTTGCGGCCCGCCGCCTCCATCATCTTGGAGATCAGCGTGGTGGTGGTGGTCTTGCCGTCCGAACCGGTGACGGCGATGATCTCACAGGGGCAGAACTCAAAGAAGAGCTCCACCTCGCTGGTGACCATGGCGCCGGCCTTCAGGGCCGCCTGCAGCTCGGGCTTGTAGTACTCGTAGCCCGGCGTGCGCATGATGATGTCCTGGCCGGCAAAGCCGTCGGTATAGTGTTCGCCCAGGCTCAGATTCACCTGCAGGCGGCGCAGCGTATCGGCATAGTCGCCGAAGTCCTCCAGGCTCTTCTTCTGGTCGCAGAGGGTCACCTTGGCCCCCATCGCCACAAACTGTTCGATGCAGCGCTTGTGGCTCACGCCTGCGCCGATAAAGGCAACCTTCTTGCCGTGAATCAATTCCTGCAACTGTTCAATGGGCCGCATGATACATCTCTCCCCTGCTGTTGAATTTCGTCCCTCTTATTATACTCAGTCTGCAGCCTGGCTGCAACAAAATCGGCCCGCCTGCGCGAGCCGAATTGTATCCTTTGGTTATTCCTGACCGCCCATGGGAATGCCGTGCTTTTCCAGCAGCGCGCGGATCTTGGTCATGGGGTCGATGATGCTGGAAACACTCTTGTCGTGGTTGATGGCCGCGATGAAGTAGGCGGTGTACTTGGAGACATCCACGTCGTAGTACCACTCGCGCTCCAGCAGTTCGGGCTTGCGGTAGGTCAGGTTGGTGCCCAGCACCGCCTTGAAGATGCCGTCGTTGTAGGCCTTGTCGAACTTCTCCAGGCCGGCGGTGAAGAGCGGGAAGGTGGCGCAGGTGAAGATGTTGCGGGCACCGCGCATCTTCAGCTCGTAGGCGATATCCAGCATGGATTCGCCGGAGGCGATGATGTCGTCGGCAATGAAGACATCCTTGCCCTTGACGCTCTCGCCCAGGTACTCGTGGGCCACGATGGGGTTGCGGCCGTTGACCACACGGCTGTAGTCGCGGCGCTTGTAGAACATGCCCAGGTTGCAGCCCAGCACGCTGGAATAGTACATGTTGCGGTTCATGGCGCCCTCATCGGGAGAGACG encodes the following:
- a CDS encoding IreB family regulatory phosphoprotein, whose protein sequence is MPISEPTAVFSIRDDRDMEIKQAVLQVYRALEEKGYNPINQLVGYILSEDPTYITTYKNARAIIRRIDRDDLLQALVRDYVKG
- a CDS encoding methionine gamma-lyase family protein, which gives rise to MIEQFYNLKPEVLALDRQALELCKEQFAHVEEIRDYNQLKMLKAFTDCGVEARHFWGSSGYGVWDDSRNKLEEVFARCMDAEAALVRPQFMSGTHTLTVALFGLLRTGDTLLAATGRPYDTLEGVIGIGEAGKGCGTLREYGVQYDECPLLPDHTPDYDLIARKAKTATVVHIQRSRGYTQRNAFDLETIRKVAEVARQANPQAVIFVDNCYGEFTQTREPLAVRADLIAGSFIKNPGGGITPTGGYIAGRADLVEKCSHRFTAPGIGADLGCTQDSLRDTFLGFYYAPGVVCEALKTAIYAQCLLELAGVHPVPRYTEDHNDIVTCFDSGSAEALTGFCAGIQHNSPVDSFASPEPADEPGYTDKVVMASGSFTEGSTIEISCDGPLRPPYTCYLQGGVNFTAGRAAVLNAVQNAFFA
- a CDS encoding GNAT family N-acetyltransferase; protein product: MIQSVTNAAQRAEFARRIRRQPYFEATMGTHCALFGQHPASGWCFYLLPGRAALALRGGTATLCGTLPQGEAGEEATEELEGFLRFLGVERLLCPRPVLPGWQQEPPLRLWELPRGTQLPLPAPPPAALTLAEQPAMLPVSRLVFPDSEAEQEAFYTLACTSIAHGIGCCRALLDGSTPVCTVGCYEQSDAEAYLSAGVTAPEWRGRGLAGWLIVWTANELAGQRTVRFASAPELEAFYTRLGFTPAGRIQQFTRKWETV
- the murD gene encoding UDP-N-acetylmuramoyl-L-alanine--D-glutamate ligase; translation: MMRPIEQLQELIHGKKVAFIGAGVSHKRCIEQFVAMGAKVTLCDQKKSLEDFGDYADTLRRLQVNLSLGEHYTDGFAGQDIIMRTPGYEYYKPELQAALKAGAMVTSEVELFFEFCPCEIIAVTGSDGKTTTTTLISKMMEAAGRKVFLGGNIGAALLPQLADVTPDAVAVVELSSFQLISMRRSPKVAVVTNVTPNHLDHHKDMQEYIDAKRNILLWQVPPCRAVLGYENDITRGMQKDCKGEQVWFTRLHETDNGAFLRAEDDMLCYAGNGTVTPVVSRKEVKLRGLHNVENLLAAIAAVWGRVPVEAMHQVASTFTGVEHRIEPVRTLDGVTYYNDSIASSPTRTIAGLRSFDQKIILIAGGYDKKIPYEPLAPEILAHVKTLILMGATAPRIEKAVREHPDFAASDLKIVHADSMQDAVEKARAAAVPGDVVSLSPASASFDLYPNFEVRGRDFKRIVMALQ